A region from the Aquimarina sp. ERC-38 genome encodes:
- a CDS encoding DUF456 domain-containing protein — protein sequence MDIALIGIGFILCIIGIIGSFLPVLPGLFTCWVGLLLLHLTSIIPMNWVFLGITLAISIFVFILDYIIPAIGAKKYGGSKYGIIGATVGLIVGFFIPIPFGIFIGLFAGAFLGEMTNSSNSKQALRAAKGSVLGFLAGTFIEFIVAVAFFVLYIKKVWEHWELITA from the coding sequence ATGGACATTGCATTAATTGGTATTGGGTTTATATTGTGTATTATTGGCATTATAGGTAGTTTTTTACCGGTATTACCAGGGCTATTTACGTGTTGGGTCGGATTATTACTCTTACATTTGACTTCTATTATTCCTATGAATTGGGTTTTTTTAGGGATTACATTGGCTATCTCTATATTTGTTTTTATACTGGATTATATTATACCAGCCATAGGTGCAAAAAAGTACGGAGGGTCTAAATATGGAATTATCGGTGCGACGGTGGGATTAATTGTAGGATTTTTTATACCTATTCCATTCGGAATTTTTATTGGTTTGTTTGCCGGGGCATTTTTAGGTGAGATGACAAATTCATCCAATTCTAAACAAGCACTACGTGCAGCTAAAGGTTCGGTTTTAGGTTTTTTAGCCGGAACTTTTATCGAGTTTATTGTTGCGGTGGCTTTTTTTGTTCTGTATATAAAAAAGGTTTGGGAACACTGGGAGCTTATTACAGCATAA
- the ruvC gene encoding crossover junction endodeoxyribonuclease RuvC — MQTEKIILGIDPGTTIMGFGMIQVVKNKMQFMQLHELQLKKYDDHYLKLKLIFERTIELIDTYHPDEIAIEAPFFGKNVQSMLKLGRAQGVAMAAGLSRQIPITEYSPKKIKMSITGNGNASKEQVAKMLQSLLHLKRLPKNLDSTDGLAAAVCHFYNMGRADVVGKSYTGWSAFVTQNEKRVTKRIQPKK, encoded by the coding sequence TTGCAAACCGAAAAAATTATTTTAGGCATTGATCCGGGTACGACTATCATGGGATTTGGTATGATCCAGGTGGTTAAAAATAAAATGCAATTTATGCAATTGCATGAATTGCAATTAAAAAAATATGACGATCATTACTTAAAATTAAAGTTGATCTTTGAACGTACCATTGAATTAATTGACACCTACCATCCGGATGAAATTGCCATTGAAGCCCCGTTTTTCGGTAAAAATGTACAATCTATGCTTAAATTAGGTAGGGCGCAGGGAGTTGCGATGGCTGCCGGACTTAGTCGGCAAATACCTATTACCGAATATTCTCCTAAAAAAATTAAAATGTCAATTACGGGTAATGGTAATGCCAGTAAAGAGCAGGTGGCTAAAATGCTACAAAGCCTTTTACATCTAAAAAGGCTTCCAAAAAATTTGGATTCTACAGATGGCCTTGCCGCGGCAGTTTGCCATTTTTATAATATGGGTCGGGCGGATGTCGTAGGTAAAAGTTATACCGGTTGGTCTGCATTTGTTACCCAAAACGAGAAGCGGGTAACTAAACGAATTCAACCTAAAAAGTAA
- the hemW gene encoding radical SAM family heme chaperone HemW: MPVPTPFIKQKEFGIYIHIPFCKQACHYCDFHFSTTLKHKSQLIVALCKEIILRKEEVAPKSVVETIYFGGGTPSVLEIAELEEILHTIYKHYKVLPEAEITLEANPDDLATDRFTSFKAIGINRLSIGIQSFFDQDLKLMNRAHNAQEARSCLQNAKKHFDNISIDLIYGIPGMDSNRWKENLHLALSLNIPHISSYALTVEPNTALSTFIKKGIIAPVEDELAQEHFEILVATMETEGYTYYEFSNFGKPGYFSRNNTAYWQGKPYLGIGPSAHSYDGHIRSWNINNNNTYIKSLDENTIPRESERLSNTDKYNEYIMTGLRTIWGVSLDKVEKDFGEKYKTYLLQQAEEHLQNHLLFLDGDTLSVTKKGKFLSDGIASDLFLINLKE; encoded by the coding sequence ATGCCTGTACCAACACCCTTTATTAAACAAAAAGAATTCGGAATTTATATCCATATCCCTTTTTGTAAACAAGCTTGCCACTACTGCGATTTTCACTTTTCGACTACCTTAAAACATAAAAGCCAACTAATAGTTGCCTTATGCAAAGAAATCATCCTTAGAAAAGAAGAAGTAGCTCCTAAAAGTGTTGTCGAAACGATTTACTTTGGAGGAGGAACACCCAGTGTACTCGAAATAGCCGAATTAGAAGAAATTTTACATACAATTTATAAGCACTATAAAGTTTTGCCAGAAGCAGAAATTACACTGGAAGCTAATCCGGATGATTTGGCTACAGATCGCTTTACATCTTTTAAAGCTATAGGGATTAATCGATTGAGTATCGGCATTCAGTCTTTTTTTGATCAAGATTTAAAGTTGATGAACCGGGCGCATAACGCTCAGGAAGCACGCTCTTGTTTACAAAATGCAAAAAAACATTTTGATAACATTTCTATAGACCTGATTTACGGCATCCCCGGTATGGACAGTAACCGATGGAAAGAAAATCTGCATCTGGCACTCTCTTTAAACATTCCCCATATTTCAAGTTATGCCCTGACGGTAGAACCCAATACAGCACTATCTACTTTTATTAAAAAAGGAATTATTGCCCCGGTTGAAGATGAACTGGCACAAGAACACTTTGAAATCCTGGTAGCAACTATGGAAACCGAAGGGTATACCTATTACGAATTCTCTAATTTTGGGAAACCTGGGTATTTTAGTAGAAATAATACCGCTTATTGGCAAGGTAAACCTTATCTGGGCATTGGGCCTTCGGCACATTCGTATGATGGGCATATCCGTAGTTGGAACATTAATAACAATAATACCTACATAAAATCTTTAGACGAAAACACAATCCCCCGGGAATCAGAAAGATTAAGCAATACGGATAAGTATAATGAATATATTATGACCGGATTACGGACGATCTGGGGTGTTTCTTTGGATAAAGTAGAGAAAGATTTTGGAGAAAAATATAAAACCTATCTCTTACAACAAGCCGAAGAACATCTTCAAAATCATTTGTTATTTCTTGACGGAGATACTTTATCCGTAACCAAAAAAGGAAAATTCTTAAGTGATGGGATTGCCAGTGATTTGTTTTTAATTAACCTAAAAGAATAG
- a CDS encoding Fic family protein — MEPVTPWELTFLPIQEDLETKKVLKKLPGVHAALAELKGFAASIPNQSILINTLGLQEAKDSSAIENIITTHDDLYKSELQFNQIESLETKEVQNYKKALQVGFDLIKKNGLLTNATILKIQEALENNNAGYRKLPGTTLKNQKTKEVIYTPPQDKNKIVALMDNLQEFVNNNDLSDLDPIVKMAVIHFQFESIHPFYDGNGRTGRIINILYLITQQLLNLPILYLSNFIIKHKLDYYSLLQEVRETNHWENWLLFMLEGVEETAKDTVRLITDMKQLMASSKKQLRDNYKFYSQDLLNNLYRHPYTKIDFIAEDLKVSRLTAANYLNTLAKDGVLIKQKVGTANYYINQPLFNLLTQR, encoded by the coding sequence ATGGAACCTGTTACTCCTTGGGAACTTACTTTTCTTCCTATTCAGGAAGACCTGGAAACTAAAAAGGTGCTTAAAAAGTTACCGGGTGTTCATGCCGCCCTGGCAGAATTAAAAGGTTTTGCCGCTTCTATACCTAATCAATCCATTTTAATAAATACATTAGGCTTACAGGAAGCTAAAGACAGTTCGGCTATAGAAAATATTATTACCACTCACGATGATTTATACAAATCAGAATTGCAATTTAACCAGATTGAATCTCTGGAAACCAAAGAAGTTCAGAACTATAAAAAAGCGCTGCAAGTTGGCTTTGACCTGATTAAAAAAAACGGGTTATTAACTAATGCTACTATTTTAAAAATACAGGAAGCCCTTGAAAATAATAATGCGGGGTACAGAAAATTACCGGGTACCACCTTAAAAAATCAAAAAACAAAAGAAGTTATCTATACGCCACCTCAAGATAAAAACAAAATTGTTGCCTTAATGGATAATCTACAAGAATTCGTTAATAATAATGACTTGTCCGACTTAGATCCTATTGTTAAGATGGCGGTTATCCATTTTCAGTTTGAAAGTATTCATCCCTTTTATGATGGTAACGGGAGAACAGGTCGGATTATCAATATTTTATACCTCATTACCCAACAACTTTTAAACCTACCAATACTATATTTAAGTAATTTTATTATCAAACATAAGTTGGATTATTATTCCTTGTTACAAGAGGTAAGAGAAACTAATCACTGGGAAAACTGGTTGCTTTTTATGCTAGAAGGGGTAGAAGAAACGGCTAAAGATACCGTTCGCTTAATCACTGATATGAAGCAATTAATGGCAAGCTCAAAAAAACAATTGCGTGACAATTATAAATTTTACAGTCAGGATTTATTAAATAATTTATACCGACATCCTTATACCAAAATAGATTTTATAGCCGAAGATCTCAAAGTTTCCCGGTTAACTGCGGCAAATTATCTCAATACACTAGCAAAAGACGGTGTTTTGATCAAACAAAAAGTAGGGACTGCAAATTACTATATCAATCAACCCTTATTTAATTTGCTAACCCAAAGATGA
- a CDS encoding cyclase family protein yields the protein MITTFQHKNKKYTVDLNQPLDISIPVKATEESVNAWYILPPEIKPVRDQDWVAKVSEGAAVNFNNIHFNPHSHGTHTESLGHITPTFYDINQTLTTYHFIAQLITISPVKDQEDFIITEEILTQHIKEIPDALIIRTLPNPIQKKSKNHSHTNWPYLTQAAARWICKQNIKHLLIDLPSVDKEKDDGKLEAHKAFWGFPDQLRKQATITELIYVEDTIPDGIYLLNLQVAPIQNDAAPSRPLLYKILDTL from the coding sequence ATGATCACTACGTTTCAACATAAAAATAAAAAATATACGGTAGATCTCAATCAACCTCTGGATATATCTATACCTGTGAAAGCCACCGAAGAAAGTGTAAACGCTTGGTATATCTTGCCCCCGGAGATCAAACCCGTCCGCGATCAGGATTGGGTTGCCAAAGTATCAGAAGGAGCAGCCGTAAACTTTAATAACATTCATTTTAACCCTCATTCACACGGTACACATACCGAAAGTCTGGGGCATATTACCCCTACTTTTTATGATATAAATCAGACCTTAACAACCTATCATTTTATAGCACAATTAATAACTATAAGTCCTGTAAAAGACCAGGAGGATTTTATAATTACTGAAGAAATTCTTACCCAACATATTAAAGAAATTCCGGATGCCCTAATTATCCGAACGCTTCCCAATCCTATTCAAAAAAAGTCAAAAAACCATTCGCATACCAATTGGCCCTATCTTACCCAAGCAGCAGCCCGGTGGATTTGTAAGCAAAATATAAAACACCTGTTGATCGACCTTCCATCTGTAGATAAAGAAAAGGACGACGGAAAACTGGAGGCGCATAAAGCTTTTTGGGGATTTCCGGATCAATTACGTAAACAAGCTACGATTACGGAGTTGATTTATGTAGAAGATACCATTCCGGATGGGATTTATTTACTTAACTTACAAGTAGCTCCCATTCAGAATGACGCGGCACCCAGTCGCCCACTTTTATATAAAATTTTGGATACCTTATGA
- a CDS encoding DUF4260 domain-containing protein: MKKIIQLEEIAMMLLGIYAFTFLSYPWWLFVLLFLAPDIGMIGYLINPKIGAGVYNLFHHKGIAVLLFVSGVFFSIEFLQLAGCILFAHASFDRIVGYGLKYQDSFHHTHLGTIGNKK, translated from the coding sequence ATGAAAAAAATAATACAATTAGAAGAAATAGCCATGATGTTATTAGGTATTTATGCCTTTACCTTTCTTTCTTATCCCTGGTGGTTGTTTGTCTTATTATTTTTAGCCCCGGATATAGGAATGATTGGATATCTGATTAACCCAAAAATCGGGGCCGGGGTATACAATCTTTTTCATCATAAAGGGATAGCCGTACTTTTATTCGTATCTGGTGTTTTTTTTTCGATAGAATTTTTACAACTTGCAGGCTGTATCCTTTTTGCACACGCTTCCTTTGACCGGATAGTGGGGTACGGACTTAAATACCAAGATAGTTTTCATCATACCCATCTTGGTACCATTGGTAATAAAAAATAA
- a CDS encoding DUF4230 domain-containing protein: protein MELLFTGLAIGAVITFFVFNRFNRAHKKAQIEKQSVVLIEKMRNVCKLIAVEGDFAEIYHYKSVQDKFIKLLIGQKKALILIDAKAHVGFDLTQIKIDSDTESKKIILTHFPQPKLLSIETDFKYYDKREGWLNPFTSSDLTEINREAKQHIIDKVPDSGLLESAKTEALNAIQIMETLASSIGWTLDYNALKQVEVKTPKKLEA from the coding sequence ATGGAATTACTATTTACAGGATTAGCTATAGGGGCTGTTATCACCTTTTTTGTGTTTAACCGGTTTAACCGTGCTCATAAAAAAGCCCAAATTGAAAAGCAATCCGTTGTATTGATAGAAAAGATGCGAAATGTTTGTAAACTAATTGCCGTAGAAGGGGACTTTGCTGAAATCTATCATTATAAAAGTGTACAGGATAAATTTATCAAACTTTTAATTGGTCAAAAAAAAGCATTAATCTTAATTGATGCTAAAGCCCATGTAGGTTTTGACCTGACCCAGATTAAAATTGATAGTGATACGGAAAGTAAGAAAATAATTTTAACCCATTTCCCACAACCCAAATTACTTTCTATAGAAACAGATTTTAAATATTACGACAAGCGTGAAGGTTGGTTAAACCCCTTTACCTCTTCTGACCTTACGGAGATCAACCGGGAAGCTAAACAACATATCATCGATAAAGTCCCGGATAGCGGCCTTCTGGAATCCGCAAAAACCGAAGCTTTAAATGCTATTCAGATTATGGAAACCCTGGCAAGTTCTATCGGATGGACCTTAGATTATAATGCCTTAAAGCAAGTAGAAGTAAAAACACCTAAAAAACTGGAAGCCTAA
- a CDS encoding MmcQ/YjbR family DNA-binding protein — MNIEEFRTYCLSKKGVTEEFPFDEVTLVFKVMNKMFALSKLDRIPFQCNLKCDPDRALALREEFTDIQPGYHMSKKHWNTIVVSPALPHKLLPDLIDHSYQLVVDKLTKTQKETLKKL, encoded by the coding sequence ATGAACATCGAAGAATTCAGAACCTATTGCCTTTCAAAAAAAGGAGTGACCGAAGAATTTCCTTTTGACGAAGTAACCCTGGTTTTTAAGGTAATGAATAAAATGTTTGCTTTATCAAAATTAGACCGTATACCTTTTCAATGTAATTTAAAATGTGATCCTGATCGTGCTTTGGCTTTACGCGAAGAATTTACAGACATTCAACCGGGCTATCATATGAGTAAAAAACACTGGAACACTATTGTAGTATCTCCTGCCCTTCCCCATAAATTACTACCGGATTTAATAGATCACTCTTACCAGCTAGTCGTTGATAAACTAACCAAAACTCAAAAAGAAACCCTTAAAAAGCTATAA
- a CDS encoding MutS-related protein: MNTPQSFYQQRLENFRKKLKEVTRTLRISSFIRLCWFFLVAFSIYFFYPSVQYILISVGVGIAGFLFLITRHNQINYQKKKTSALVKINERELNVLDGNVDQLPSGEEYVDPIHAYSHDIDLFGKCSFFQYLNRTNTPESKDILAFLLSENKTDHIAIKQEAIKELSEKKEWRQDYSATASLLKAEIKVQTVLTWLQNYRSFLPGWIGKFTLAFSIASLLVITACILELISMSFLTIWFFIGLGNTGIYLKKITVVYNHAGKAKELFNQYYQLVESIEQTTFKSELLKEKQTQLLNKTVKASQTLKRFFKILDALDQRNNMIYGIFGNAFLLWDIKQVSHIEKWIALHKNDVEIWFECVNFIDAYNSLGNFAFNHPTFVFPKITNNSEVINAQDLGHPLLSPVKRVDNNIIIKNKEFFIITGANMAGKSTFLRTVALQIVMSNVGLPVCATSCTYSPTKLITSMRTSDSLSDDSSYFFSELTQLKHIVDVLEKDNYFIILDEILKGTNSKDKAEGSKKFVEKLVRTQATGIIATHDLSLCKIAEEIPVVKNKYFDAQIINDELYFDYKFKEGICQNMNASFLLSKMGIV; this comes from the coding sequence TTGAATACACCACAATCCTTTTACCAACAACGATTAGAAAATTTTCGCAAAAAACTAAAAGAAGTTACCCGAACCTTACGAATTTCCAGTTTTATCCGCTTATGCTGGTTTTTTCTAGTTGCATTTAGCATCTACTTTTTTTATCCTTCCGTCCAGTATATTTTAATCAGTGTAGGCGTGGGTATTGCCGGGTTTTTATTCTTAATAACCAGACATAATCAAATTAATTACCAGAAAAAGAAAACATCCGCCCTGGTTAAAATTAATGAAAGAGAGTTAAACGTACTTGACGGAAATGTAGATCAACTACCTTCCGGAGAAGAATACGTAGACCCCATACATGCCTACAGTCATGATATTGATTTGTTCGGTAAATGTTCTTTTTTTCAATATCTTAACCGGACTAATACTCCGGAAAGTAAAGATATACTGGCTTTTTTACTATCCGAAAATAAGACGGATCATATTGCTATAAAACAGGAGGCTATTAAAGAACTATCCGAAAAAAAAGAATGGCGCCAGGACTATAGCGCTACCGCCTCCCTATTAAAAGCCGAAATTAAAGTACAAACCGTATTAACCTGGCTACAAAATTATAGAAGTTTTTTACCCGGTTGGATTGGGAAGTTTACGCTTGCTTTTTCAATCGCTTCCCTTCTTGTGATTACAGCTTGTATCCTTGAATTAATTAGCATGTCTTTTCTAACTATTTGGTTTTTTATAGGCTTAGGCAACACCGGAATTTATTTAAAAAAAATCACCGTAGTCTATAATCATGCGGGCAAAGCCAAAGAACTTTTTAATCAATATTACCAGTTAGTAGAAAGTATTGAGCAAACTACTTTTAAAAGCGAATTACTTAAAGAAAAACAAACCCAACTTCTCAACAAGACTGTAAAAGCATCCCAAACCCTAAAACGCTTTTTTAAAATTCTGGATGCGCTTGATCAGCGAAATAATATGATTTACGGAATCTTTGGAAACGCATTTCTGCTTTGGGATATCAAGCAGGTCAGTCATATAGAAAAATGGATAGCCTTACATAAAAATGATGTAGAAATATGGTTTGAATGCGTAAACTTTATTGACGCTTATAATAGTTTAGGAAATTTCGCTTTCAATCATCCAACATTTGTTTTTCCTAAAATTACAAACAACTCCGAAGTAATAAACGCGCAAGATTTAGGACATCCGTTACTATCTCCGGTGAAGAGGGTAGATAATAATATCATCATAAAAAACAAAGAATTTTTTATTATTACCGGGGCAAATATGGCAGGTAAAAGTACCTTTTTAAGAACAGTAGCCTTACAGATTGTGATGTCAAATGTGGGTTTACCTGTTTGCGCTACTTCCTGCACCTATAGCCCTACCAAGTTGATTACTAGTATGCGGACTTCGGATTCGTTAAGCGATGATAGTTCTTATTTCTTTTCAGAACTTACCCAATTAAAACATATCGTGGATGTATTAGAAAAGGATAATTACTTTATTATTCTTGACGAAATTTTAAAAGGGACTAATAGTAAAGACAAGGCGGAAGGCTCTAAAAAATTTGTAGAAAAACTGGTAAGAACCCAGGCTACCGGCATTATTGCCACGCATGATTTAAGCCTATGTAAAATCGCAGAAGAAATACCCGTGGTCAAAAACAAATATTTTGATGCCCAGATCATCAATGACGAATTGTATTTTGACTATAAATTTAAAGAAGGTATTTGTCAAAATATGAACGCCTCTTTTTTACTCTCAAAAATGGGAATTGTATAA
- a CDS encoding TlpA family protein disulfide reductase: MNSNRTILIVILLLVVALGLSIFNAIQVQKLNANFIYLKDKIEERSNATPLSKQEQFVKELNEIQPKVGATAQDFVLYDQNNKAVSLEDIKKPKILLIFSSALCDTCKEFYPYINQFDSQNPEEVAVLVLQTESSVTDNKKMLSDNQYNFTILDAGAPIFEAYQVISTPTSVLIDTQSQQILKIGDLFDYHDIVSFVK; the protein is encoded by the coding sequence ATGAATTCAAACCGTACTATTCTTATTGTTATTCTTCTGCTTGTAGTGGCTTTAGGATTGAGTATTTTTAATGCAATTCAGGTTCAAAAATTAAATGCTAATTTTATTTACCTTAAAGACAAAATAGAAGAAAGATCTAATGCTACACCCTTATCAAAACAAGAACAATTCGTTAAAGAACTCAACGAGATACAACCTAAAGTAGGAGCGACTGCTCAGGATTTTGTATTATATGATCAAAATAATAAAGCCGTATCTCTGGAAGATATTAAAAAACCCAAGATTTTACTTATTTTCTCTTCGGCTTTGTGTGATACCTGTAAAGAGTTTTACCCTTATATCAACCAATTTGATTCTCAAAACCCGGAAGAAGTAGCAGTATTAGTATTACAAACTGAATCTTCTGTTACGGACAATAAAAAAATGCTATCTGATAACCAGTATAATTTTACCATCCTTGATGCCGGAGCACCCATTTTTGAAGCATACCAGGTAATTTCAACCCCTACATCGGTATTAATAGATACGCAAAGTCAGCAGATTCTTAAAATTGGGGATTTGTTTGATTACCATGATATTGTTAGTTTTGTCAAATAA
- a CDS encoding IS30 family transposase yields MEHLTLEERYKISALLELKTPKKEIAEQLGRDRSTIYREVGRNADHRSGKYNAELAQRKAQKRHKDKTKHKVFTPSMEKLVCDGLQDHLSPEQIKGRAMLEGTPCVSHERIYQFIWQDKKAGGRTYLCLRNKGRKYQKRGGKQAGRGCIPNRRDITERPRVVDKKERIGDLEIDLVIGKDHRGALVTINDRATGMLRMGHIENKSAREVQVKTEELLEDWKPFIKTITSDNGKEFANHQEIAEELDIDFYFAKPYHSWQRGANENLNGLIRQYFPKGSSFAEITKEAVEKVENILNNRPRKRFGYKTPNEVYATFINKTQTVAFIT; encoded by the coding sequence ATGGAACATTTAACGCTGGAGGAAAGGTACAAAATATCAGCGCTTTTAGAACTTAAAACCCCTAAAAAGGAAATAGCAGAACAGTTGGGTCGGGATCGCTCTACTATATATAGGGAAGTAGGACGCAATGCTGATCACCGAAGTGGGAAGTACAATGCTGAGCTAGCCCAAAGAAAAGCCCAAAAACGCCATAAGGATAAAACAAAGCATAAGGTTTTTACCCCTTCCATGGAGAAGCTTGTTTGTGATGGGCTTCAAGACCACCTTAGCCCGGAACAGATCAAAGGAAGGGCTATGCTAGAGGGGACCCCTTGTGTATCGCATGAACGTATTTACCAGTTTATATGGCAGGATAAGAAAGCAGGCGGGAGAACATACCTTTGTTTGCGTAATAAGGGAAGGAAGTACCAGAAAAGAGGCGGTAAGCAAGCAGGTAGGGGGTGCATCCCTAATAGAAGGGACATAACAGAACGCCCCCGGGTAGTAGACAAAAAAGAAAGGATAGGTGACCTTGAGATTGACCTGGTGATAGGTAAAGACCATAGAGGTGCCCTTGTCACTATAAACGATAGGGCTACAGGGATGCTAAGGATGGGACATATAGAAAACAAATCAGCCCGGGAAGTCCAGGTGAAAACGGAAGAACTACTGGAAGATTGGAAGCCCTTTATTAAAACTATTACCAGTGACAACGGGAAGGAGTTTGCAAACCATCAGGAAATAGCAGAGGAGCTTGACATTGATTTCTACTTTGCAAAACCCTACCATAGCTGGCAAAGGGGTGCCAATGAAAACCTCAACGGGCTGATAAGGCAGTATTTCCCAAAAGGTAGTAGCTTTGCAGAGATAACTAAGGAAGCGGTAGAGAAAGTAGAAAACATTTTAAACAATAGGCCTAGGAAAAGGTTCGGGTATAAAACACCCAATGAGGTATACGCAACTTTTATCAACAAAACCCAAACTGTTGCATTTATAACTTGA
- a CDS encoding Ig-like domain-containing protein, producing MKSHQILKKVFLLLVISGFILTSCSVEEFSDGQTTTDVSDNKASNPLADKITNKGWADSFSVNGKCYCRSTYDHGIGEVKVGNRTVRSICEAMKQEMQKALNGNGKKVFYNTVQCGHEPAHRDKTIFANGQKHADEVLCPGVVGTGIKCNSRKGPKWNLGGNGNNGNNKIPSVSFITPFNNATFKEGYTKMVVSVNASDSDGSVTEVKLYMDNKLIRVQKNAPYRWGEGANASETLGLSKGSHILKVEAKDNKGAVRTITRTFTVKTANGSNNFNGTISFANPSGNTTLNRGYTNFYIKAKTSGNIQQVSLYIDGKFIRTERVAPYEWGNGSRKETTGLNTGNHTFKLVAQDANGNQKESTIQVIVRN from the coding sequence ATGAAATCTCACCAAATTTTAAAGAAGGTCTTCCTTCTTTTAGTCATTAGCGGATTTATTTTAACCAGTTGCTCCGTAGAAGAATTTTCAGATGGCCAGACTACTACTGATGTCTCTGATAATAAAGCCAGTAACCCCTTAGCTGATAAGATAACCAATAAGGGTTGGGCAGATAGTTTTTCGGTAAATGGTAAATGTTATTGTAGAAGTACCTACGATCATGGTATCGGAGAGGTAAAAGTAGGTAATAGAACGGTTCGCAGTATCTGTGAAGCTATGAAGCAGGAAATGCAAAAAGCTCTGAATGGAAATGGTAAAAAAGTCTTTTATAATACCGTACAATGCGGACATGAACCTGCTCACAGAGATAAAACAATTTTTGCAAACGGACAGAAACATGCCGATGAAGTGTTATGCCCGGGAGTAGTGGGTACCGGGATTAAATGTAACTCTAGAAAAGGACCAAAATGGAATTTAGGTGGAAACGGTAACAATGGGAATAATAAAATTCCGTCAGTTTCCTTTATCACACCTTTTAACAATGCTACTTTTAAAGAGGGATATACTAAAATGGTAGTGTCCGTTAATGCTTCGGATAGTGACGGATCCGTTACCGAAGTAAAATTATATATGGACAATAAGCTGATAAGAGTACAAAAAAATGCGCCTTACCGATGGGGAGAAGGAGCTAATGCTTCTGAGACTTTAGGTTTATCTAAAGGTTCGCATATTTTAAAGGTAGAAGCTAAAGATAATAAAGGAGCGGTAAGAACCATCACCCGAACCTTTACGGTAAAAACTGCTAACGGAAGTAATAACTTTAACGGAACCATCTCTTTTGCCAATCCTTCCGGAAATACTACTTTGAACAGAGGATATACTAACTTTTATATTAAAGCCAAAACTTCTGGAAATATTCAGCAAGTTAGCCTTTACATTGATGGTAAGTTTATTAGAACGGAAAGGGTAGCACCTTATGAATGGGGGAATGGTTCCAGAAAGGAAACTACCGGATTAAATACAGGAAATCATACGTTTAAATTAGTAGCTCAAGATGCTAATGGAAACCAAAAAGAATCAACTATCCAGGTTATAGTAAGAAATTAA